One part of the [Synechococcus] sp. NIES-970 genome encodes these proteins:
- a CDS encoding hypothetical protein (conserved hypothetical protein), whose protein sequence is MGLRAWQWFLGGMGSVALGFGPAVLMPGIGIGSQAIADSTSLNTQIQTRGGQIRLNGQTVRGAWAQWNENGSLRLGIESMSVEKTLGMTLQNSTNLGQQAVIWFGDTPYQLPIRFAAPYRYLDVTALAAAQQWQVRVNGNILELTTPKAQVLGVRQAQQPWGTRLVFDLDRPVLWQKVSPTKLRLQSDYGAVAQRLNAQLTGSSRLPFTLGNSNGLTELTFNGNTSEIQVSTLGGPNRLVVDLRRQSAAPNRTVQWLPGMQWRQENFTANSGPVRVTWLELDPAQRQLQLRPITAASNTIVGLEPLLIQADNSQAIAAINAGFFNRNNQYPLGIVQTNGSLLSGPILNRGAVAWDNRGRWEFDRLQVQEDFVASNGERLSVDLINTGYVKAGVARYDRAWGNRYTTIADNEIILTVTATGGREQVTRQDTAGTVGQNSYEIPQGGYLLVFRSFRTGAAKFPVGTTLTRTQRFNPSSFVSLPNIIGGGPLLLKNGQVVLNGQAEQFSTAFNIQSASRSAIARTANNRILLVTLHGAAEETAGATLAEWANILRRLGAVDALNLDGGGSTALAIGANLGDRHPTTAGRVNNGIGLFLE, encoded by the coding sequence ATGGGGTTGCGTGCTTGGCAATGGTTTTTAGGGGGAATGGGGTCTGTGGCTCTGGGTTTTGGCCCTGCAGTTCTAATGCCGGGGATAGGAATCGGTTCCCAGGCGATCGCTGACTCGACAAGTTTAAATACTCAGATCCAGACCCGGGGCGGACAAATTCGTCTCAATGGCCAAACGGTGCGGGGCGCCTGGGCCCAATGGAACGAAAACGGGAGCCTGCGTTTGGGGATCGAATCGATGAGTGTCGAAAAAACGCTGGGAATGACGCTTCAAAACAGTACCAACTTAGGCCAACAGGCGGTGATCTGGTTTGGAGACACCCCCTATCAACTGCCCATCCGCTTTGCTGCCCCCTATCGCTACCTAGATGTGACCGCCCTGGCCGCCGCCCAACAGTGGCAAGTCCGGGTCAATGGCAATATTCTTGAGTTGACCACCCCAAAGGCCCAGGTTTTGGGCGTACGCCAGGCCCAGCAGCCCTGGGGAACGCGCTTGGTCTTCGATCTAGACCGACCTGTGCTCTGGCAAAAAGTCAGTCCAACTAAATTACGCCTACAAAGTGATTATGGAGCCGTCGCCCAACGTTTAAACGCCCAGTTGACAGGTTCCTCTCGATTGCCCTTTACCCTAGGGAATAGCAATGGTTTGACAGAATTGACTTTTAACGGGAATACCTCAGAAATCCAGGTGTCTACCTTGGGGGGGCCCAACCGGCTGGTCGTCGATTTACGGCGTCAATCGGCAGCGCCAAATCGCACGGTGCAATGGCTACCAGGGATGCAGTGGCGCCAGGAAAATTTCACCGCCAATTCTGGCCCTGTGCGGGTCACTTGGTTAGAGTTAGATCCGGCCCAGCGGCAGTTGCAACTGAGACCAATTACGGCAGCCAGTAATACGATTGTGGGCTTAGAGCCTCTTTTGATCCAAGCGGATAATAGTCAGGCGATCGCCGCCATCAATGCCGGATTTTTTAATCGCAACAACCAATATCCCTTGGGTATTGTCCAGACTAATGGCTCCCTGCTGTCGGGGCCAATTTTAAATCGGGGTGCTGTAGCTTGGGATAACCGGGGTCGTTGGGAGTTTGATCGCCTCCAAGTCCAGGAAGATTTTGTCGCCAGCAATGGGGAACGGCTCAGCGTTGATCTCATCAATACTGGCTACGTAAAAGCTGGGGTAGCGCGCTATGACCGTGCTTGGGGCAATCGCTACACCACCATCGCCGACAATGAAATTATCCTGACCGTGACGGCTACGGGTGGGCGAGAACAGGTAACGCGCCAGGACACGGCGGGAACCGTCGGCCAAAATAGCTACGAAATTCCCCAGGGGGGTTATTTATTAGTCTTTCGGTCTTTCCGCACTGGAGCGGCAAAATTTCCGGTAGGCACGACCCTTACCCGCACCCAGCGTTTTAATCCAAGTAGTTTTGTGAGTTTGCCAAATATCATCGGCGGTGGCCCCCTACTGCTGAAAAATGGCCAGGTGGTGCTTAATGGTCAGGCGGAGCAGTTCAGTACGGCCTTCAATATCCAGTCGGCCTCCCGCAGTGCGATCGCCCGCACGGCCAATAACCGGATCCTGTTGGTAACTCTCCATGGCGCTGCCGAAGAAACGGCCGGGGCAACCCTCGCAGAATGGGCGAATATTCTCCGGCGGCTGGGGGCAGTAGATGCCCTAAATCTCGATGGTGGGGGGTCCACGGCCCTGGCGATCGGGGCAAATTTAGGCGATCGCCATCCCACAACGGCAGGACGGGTTAACAATGGCATCGGCTTATTCTTAGAATAG
- the gltS gene encoding ferredoxin-dependent glutamate synthase 2, giving the protein MNHQGTPSQNNSQQTEQYYTGPRWLVEERDACGVGFLAYKDGRKTHKLIEQTLTALSCMEHRGGCTADRETGDGAGIMTALPHELFAEWFIAQGMTQPAPEHYGVGQVFLPQEAADYAKSKALVEDSLTRRDLTILGWREVPVDSDTLGAQARSNQPKMEQVFVTSNAGLIGDALDRVLYIARSEIGKHLNEVFYVCTLSCRTIVYKGLVQSEVLGKFYKDLTNPLYKSEFAVYHRRFSTNTMPKWPLAHPMRLLGHNGEINTLIGNINWMKARENILEIPGWSQDEIEALHPIVNTDNSDSYNLDSAMEMLVRAGRSPMEAAMILVPEAYQNQPSLKDHPEITDFYDYYAGMQEPWDGPALLVFSDGKTVGATLDRNGLRPARYCVTKDGYVLVSSEAGVVDVLEGEIVEKGRLGPGQMVAVDFQTQELLKNWEIKQRIAEARPYGSWLQENRQALDSQDFIGDRQEAEADLVRLQTAFGYTAEDVEMIINAMAELGKEPTFCMGDDIPLAVLSDKPRLLYDYFKQRFAQVTNPPIDPLRESLVMSLNMYLGERGNLLDYGAKDAKVLKLQSPVLNEAELKQVQASALGATTLSTVYAIANGPDGLQAALENLCAAAETAVRAGNKILVLSDRADGTVDANHSFIPPLLAVGAVHHHLIDAGLRLNASLVVDTAQCWSTHHFACLVGYGASAVCPYLALEAVRHWWHIPRVQKQMAAEQISAMSIEKAQENYRKAIEAGLLKILSKMGISLLQSYHGAQIFEAIGLGMEVINAAFKGTTSRVGGLTLADLSHEGITFHHRAFPELESAKLANYGFVNYRKGGEYHMNSPEMTKALHKAVAAYNSDKTEAFDHYSNYQDFLENRPATALRDLLDFNSDRPAIDVSEVESVESIVKRFCTGGMSLGSLSREAHETLAIAMNRLGAKSNSGEGGEDPVRFKILDDVNASGDSPTLPHLHGLRNGDTANSAIKQIASGRFGVTPEYLMSGQQLEIKVAQGAKPGEGGQLPGTKVSDYIAMLRNSKPGVTLISPPPHHDIYSIEDLAQLIYDLHQINPVAKVSVKLVAEIGIGTIAAGVAKANADVIMVSGHDGGTGASPLSSIKHAGCPWELGVTEVHKTLIENQLRDRVILRADGGLKTGWDVVMAALMGAEEYGFGSIAMIAEGCIMARVCHTNQCPVGVATQQQRLRDRFKGIPEYVVNFFYFVAEEIRSILAKLGYRSLEEIIGRADLLKPRANVKLAKTSGLVLDCLTNLPDVRTDRTWLNHGDVHSNGPVLDDEILADAAVQQAIREQGSLTKEIKIINTDRSVGARVSGFIAKQYGNEGFEGELNFNFKGSAGQSFGAFNLMGMTLHLEGESNDYVGKGMNGGEIIIVPPAEAQYAAADNVIIGNTCLYGATGGTLYANGRAGERFAVRNSKGKAVVEGTGDHCCEYMTGGTIVVLGDVGRNVGAGMTGGLTYILDEQNTLPEKMNTEIVSIQRVSTAAGEKQLKDMITAHAEKTGSPKAKAILADWSAYLPQFWQVVPPSEANSPEASVEKQLTSV; this is encoded by the coding sequence ATGAACCATCAAGGCACCCCCTCCCAAAACAACTCTCAACAAACCGAACAGTACTACACCGGTCCCCGTTGGCTTGTGGAAGAACGGGATGCCTGTGGTGTCGGCTTTTTAGCCTATAAAGATGGTCGCAAAACCCATAAGCTCATCGAACAAACCCTCACAGCCCTCAGCTGTATGGAACACCGGGGTGGCTGCACCGCCGACCGAGAAACCGGAGACGGTGCTGGGATTATGACAGCACTACCCCATGAGCTTTTTGCGGAATGGTTCATCGCCCAGGGAATGACCCAACCGGCACCGGAACATTATGGGGTTGGCCAGGTGTTTTTACCCCAAGAAGCAGCAGATTATGCAAAGTCTAAAGCATTGGTTGAGGACAGTCTCACCCGTCGTGATTTGACGATTTTGGGCTGGCGTGAAGTTCCCGTTGATTCAGATACCCTAGGGGCACAGGCGCGGTCTAATCAGCCCAAGATGGAACAGGTTTTTGTCACCTCCAATGCCGGTTTGATCGGGGACGCCCTAGACCGGGTGCTCTACATTGCCCGCTCTGAGATTGGCAAACACCTCAATGAAGTTTTCTATGTTTGCACCTTGTCTTGCCGCACCATTGTGTACAAGGGCTTAGTGCAGTCGGAAGTCTTGGGAAAATTCTACAAGGATTTAACCAATCCTCTCTATAAGAGTGAATTCGCGGTTTATCACCGCCGCTTTAGTACAAACACCATGCCCAAGTGGCCCCTGGCCCACCCGATGCGCCTATTGGGTCACAACGGAGAAATCAACACCCTGATCGGCAACATCAACTGGATGAAGGCCCGGGAAAATATTCTCGAAATTCCCGGCTGGAGTCAGGATGAAATCGAAGCGCTGCACCCGATCGTGAACACCGATAACAGCGACTCCTATAACCTCGATAGTGCGATGGAGATGTTGGTGCGGGCCGGGCGATCGCCCATGGAAGCGGCGATGATCCTCGTGCCGGAAGCTTACCAAAATCAACCGAGCCTCAAGGATCACCCGGAAATCACCGATTTCTACGACTACTACGCGGGGATGCAGGAACCCTGGGATGGCCCGGCGCTGCTGGTGTTCAGCGATGGTAAAACCGTTGGCGCCACCCTCGATCGCAATGGTCTGCGCCCGGCCCGTTACTGCGTAACGAAAGATGGCTATGTCCTCGTTTCTTCTGAAGCTGGTGTGGTAGACGTCCTGGAAGGGGAAATTGTGGAAAAAGGTCGCCTTGGCCCCGGCCAAATGGTGGCGGTGGATTTCCAGACCCAAGAGCTGCTGAAGAACTGGGAAATCAAGCAACGCATTGCTGAGGCCCGTCCCTATGGCAGTTGGCTCCAGGAAAATCGCCAAGCCCTTGACAGCCAAGATTTCATCGGCGATCGCCAAGAGGCGGAAGCGGATCTAGTTCGTCTCCAAACAGCTTTTGGTTACACCGCCGAAGATGTGGAGATGATCATCAACGCCATGGCAGAACTGGGGAAAGAGCCCACCTTCTGCATGGGAGATGATATTCCCCTGGCAGTACTGTCTGACAAGCCCCGGCTGCTCTATGACTACTTTAAGCAGCGCTTCGCCCAGGTGACCAATCCCCCCATTGACCCCCTCCGGGAAAGTCTGGTGATGTCTCTCAATATGTACCTCGGAGAGCGGGGGAATCTCCTGGACTACGGGGCCAAGGATGCCAAGGTGCTCAAGCTCCAGAGCCCGGTACTCAATGAAGCAGAGCTGAAACAGGTCCAGGCCAGTGCCCTGGGAGCGACTACCCTCTCGACGGTCTATGCGATCGCCAACGGCCCCGATGGTCTCCAGGCAGCCCTAGAAAATCTCTGTGCAGCAGCAGAAACGGCGGTGCGGGCCGGCAATAAAATTCTTGTATTGAGCGATCGCGCTGACGGTACTGTAGATGCTAACCACAGCTTCATTCCCCCCCTCTTGGCAGTGGGAGCAGTGCATCACCACCTGATTGATGCAGGATTGCGCTTGAATGCTTCCCTCGTAGTGGATACAGCCCAATGTTGGAGCACCCACCATTTTGCCTGTCTGGTTGGTTATGGCGCCTCGGCAGTTTGTCCTTACCTGGCCCTCGAAGCGGTGCGCCACTGGTGGCACATCCCCCGGGTGCAAAAGCAGATGGCCGCCGAGCAAATTTCTGCCATGTCCATCGAGAAGGCCCAGGAAAATTACCGTAAGGCGATTGAAGCAGGTCTGTTGAAAATTCTCTCGAAGATGGGAATTTCTTTGCTCCAGTCCTACCATGGAGCCCAGATCTTTGAGGCGATCGGCCTTGGCATGGAAGTGATCAATGCCGCCTTTAAGGGCACCACTTCCCGCGTTGGTGGTCTGACCCTCGCCGATCTATCCCATGAAGGGATTACCTTCCATCACCGGGCTTTCCCTGAACTGGAGAGTGCAAAGTTGGCCAACTACGGCTTTGTAAACTACCGCAAGGGGGGTGAATATCACATGAACTCCCCCGAAATGACCAAGGCGCTCCATAAAGCGGTTGCGGCTTACAACAGCGATAAAACGGAAGCTTTTGACCACTACAGCAACTACCAAGATTTCTTGGAAAATCGTCCGGCGACGGCCCTCCGGGATCTTTTAGATTTCAACAGCGATCGCCCGGCCATTGATGTCAGCGAAGTAGAATCCGTCGAGAGCATCGTTAAACGGTTTTGCACAGGGGGGATGTCCCTCGGTTCCCTCTCCCGGGAAGCCCACGAAACCTTGGCGATCGCCATGAACCGTCTTGGGGCGAAATCCAACTCTGGGGAAGGGGGCGAAGACCCCGTACGATTCAAAATTCTGGACGATGTGAATGCCAGCGGTGATTCCCCCACCCTGCCCCACCTCCACGGCCTGCGCAATGGCGACACCGCCAACTCTGCCATTAAGCAGATCGCCTCCGGTCGCTTTGGGGTCACCCCCGAATACCTGATGAGTGGTCAGCAGTTGGAAATCAAAGTGGCCCAGGGGGCAAAACCCGGGGAAGGAGGCCAACTGCCCGGCACCAAGGTCAGCGATTACATTGCGATGCTGCGGAACTCCAAGCCCGGTGTTACCCTCATTTCACCGCCGCCCCACCACGACATCTATTCCATCGAAGATCTAGCCCAGCTGATCTATGACCTCCACCAGATCAACCCCGTCGCTAAGGTCTCTGTGAAACTGGTCGCCGAAATTGGCATCGGTACGATCGCCGCTGGGGTCGCCAAGGCCAATGCCGATGTGATCATGGTCTCTGGCCATGATGGTGGGACTGGCGCTTCTCCCCTCAGCTCCATCAAGCACGCCGGTTGTCCCTGGGAATTGGGTGTGACGGAAGTCCATAAGACCTTGATCGAAAATCAATTGCGCGATCGCGTCATTCTCCGGGCTGATGGAGGCCTGAAAACCGGTTGGGATGTGGTGATGGCTGCCCTGATGGGGGCAGAAGAATATGGCTTCGGCTCCATTGCAATGATTGCTGAAGGTTGCATTATGGCGCGGGTCTGCCACACGAACCAATGTCCTGTCGGTGTCGCCACCCAGCAACAACGGCTGCGCGATCGCTTTAAGGGCATCCCCGAATATGTGGTGAACTTCTTCTACTTTGTGGCCGAAGAAATCCGCTCCATCCTGGCGAAACTGGGTTACCGCAGCCTTGAAGAAATCATTGGCCGCGCAGATCTGCTCAAGCCCCGGGCAAACGTTAAGCTGGCAAAGACGAGTGGTTTAGTCCTCGACTGCCTCACCAACCTGCCTGATGTGCGCACAGATCGCACTTGGCTCAACCATGGTGACGTCCACAGCAATGGCCCCGTCCTCGATGACGAAATCCTTGCTGATGCTGCGGTCCAGCAGGCTATCCGCGAGCAGGGTTCCCTCACTAAGGAAATTAAAATCATCAACACTGACCGCTCTGTCGGTGCCCGGGTCTCTGGTTTTATCGCCAAGCAGTATGGCAATGAAGGCTTTGAAGGAGAACTGAACTTTAACTTCAAAGGATCTGCTGGCCAGAGCTTTGGGGCCTTTAACCTGATGGGGATGACCCTTCATTTAGAAGGAGAATCTAACGACTACGTGGGTAAGGGAATGAATGGCGGTGAAATTATCATCGTGCCCCCCGCAGAAGCCCAATATGCCGCTGCGGATAACGTGATCATCGGCAATACCTGCCTCTACGGAGCCACTGGCGGCACTCTCTATGCCAATGGCCGCGCTGGGGAACGCTTTGCGGTACGGAACTCTAAGGGTAAAGCCGTCGTAGAAGGCACTGGCGACCACTGCTGCGAATACATGACGGGGGGCACGATTGTCGTCCTCGGTGATGTGGGCCGCAATGTGGGTGCAGGGATGACGGGTGGTCTTACCTACATCCTTGATGAGCAGAATACGTTGCCTGAAAAGATGAACACGGAGATTGTGAGCATCCAACGGGTCAGCACCGCAGCAGGTGAGAAACAACTCAAAGACATGATCACTGCTCACGCCGAGAAGACTGGCAGCCCGAAAGCGAAGGCAATCCTTGCAGATTGGTCTGCTTATCTTCCTCAATTCTGGCAAGTGGTTCCCCCCTCGGAAGCAAATAGCCCAGAAGCTTCTGTAGAGAAACAACTGACTTCTGTTTAA
- the algI gene encoding alginate o-acetyltransferase: MTLVSFAYGCFLLVTMVGYWGLGGVGSRWKQGLLLLASVAFYGLLQPQFLLLLAGLTVFNFFWARAIAPRGQQQSLRAAFWIWQRFPNYGLGLGIFLNLAVLFGFKYISFTLSNLTWAWPGLAQWAIATGDNLLAPVGISFFVFENIAYLVDVYRGAPATVSLLEFSSYKFFFPKLLSGPITRFHYFTGQKRGSSGLLLDEGIEGLWLIASGAVKKVLIADNLGIFVELCANNLERAGSGDLWLFILAYGLQLYFDFSGYVDLALGSAKLLGFTLPDNFDFPYFSTSLADFWRRWHISLGDWLRNYLYFPLGGSRQGLGRTCINLFVVMFLAGLWHGAAWGYVFWGCLHGLGLGIHRVNEQLARRWRWLQRLWASLPGTIGAWVVTQAFVFLTWVPFRFPSGSQGRFLFQHLWQHQGDAQFTEKIYLQGLQLERSNFLMVLGLLLLGMSCAYLVQRQWQLQLNWVMKVVLVPLCLYGVWLLAPEGNIPYIYFDF, encoded by the coding sequence ATGACACTGGTCTCCTTTGCTTATGGCTGTTTTCTCCTGGTCACAATGGTGGGCTATTGGGGCTTGGGAGGTGTCGGGTCTAGGTGGAAGCAGGGGCTGCTCTTGCTGGCAAGTGTGGCTTTTTATGGGCTGCTCCAGCCCCAGTTTTTACTTTTGTTGGCGGGGTTGACGGTTTTTAATTTTTTCTGGGCCCGGGCGATCGCCCCCCGAGGACAACAGCAGAGTCTCCGGGCTGCTTTTTGGATTTGGCAGCGATTTCCGAATTATGGGCTAGGCTTGGGGATTTTTTTGAACCTCGCTGTGTTGTTTGGTTTTAAATACATTTCCTTCACCTTGAGCAATCTAACTTGGGCTTGGCCAGGGCTAGCACAGTGGGCGATCGCCACAGGAGATAACCTCCTCGCCCCAGTGGGGATTTCGTTTTTTGTTTTTGAAAATATCGCCTATCTGGTGGATGTTTACCGAGGTGCACCAGCCACCGTTTCTCTGCTGGAATTTAGCAGTTATAAATTCTTTTTTCCCAAGCTATTGTCAGGGCCAATCACCCGTTTCCATTACTTCACGGGGCAAAAGCGCGGTAGTTCAGGTCTACTTTTAGACGAAGGGATTGAAGGACTATGGCTCATTGCCAGTGGTGCAGTGAAAAAAGTCCTCATTGCCGACAATCTCGGTATTTTCGTCGAGCTCTGCGCCAATAACCTAGAACGGGCTGGCAGTGGCGACCTATGGCTGTTCATTCTGGCCTATGGCCTTCAGCTTTATTTTGATTTTAGTGGCTATGTAGATTTAGCCTTGGGGAGCGCAAAACTATTGGGATTTACATTACCCGATAACTTCGATTTTCCTTACTTTTCGACAAGTTTGGCTGACTTTTGGCGGCGGTGGCACATCAGCCTAGGGGATTGGCTCCGTAACTATCTATACTTTCCCCTGGGAGGTTCACGTCAGGGACTGGGACGTACCTGTATTAATCTCTTTGTGGTGATGTTTTTGGCGGGGCTCTGGCATGGTGCGGCGTGGGGTTATGTGTTTTGGGGTTGTCTCCATGGCCTTGGCCTCGGGATTCATCGGGTTAATGAACAGCTTGCACGGCGGTGGCGGTGGTTACAGAGACTTTGGGCTTCCCTACCAGGGACGATAGGGGCTTGGGTCGTGACCCAGGCTTTTGTTTTTTTGACTTGGGTTCCCTTTCGTTTTCCCAGTGGCTCCCAAGGGCGATTCCTGTTCCAGCACCTCTGGCAACACCAAGGAGATGCACAATTTACCGAAAAAATTTACCTTCAAGGTCTGCAACTAGAGCGGAGCAATTTTTTAATGGTCTTGGGGTTATTGTTGCTAGGGATGAGCTGTGCTTACCTGGTGCAGCGCCAGTGGCAACTGCAACTGAACTGGGTCATGAAGGTCGTCTTGGTCCCCTTGTGTTTGTACGGGGTTTGGTTATTGGCCCCGGAGGGAAATATTCCCTACATTTATTTTGATTTTTAG
- the petJ_1 gene encoding cytochrome c6, which yields MNKRLVQVIIFVMIVLLLVPLLATPALGAELESGAQLFEAHCAGCHLNGGNIIRRGKNLKKRAMTKNGYTDIEAIAQLITQGKGNMSAYGEKLTPEEIQAVSHYVLEQSQMDWRH from the coding sequence ATGAATAAACGCCTTGTCCAAGTGATCATTTTCGTGATGATTGTGCTGCTACTGGTGCCCCTGCTGGCGACCCCGGCCCTGGGGGCAGAACTGGAGTCAGGGGCTCAACTGTTTGAAGCCCACTGCGCTGGCTGCCATCTCAATGGAGGCAATATTATCCGGCGGGGCAAAAACCTCAAAAAACGGGCCATGACTAAAAATGGCTATACCGACATCGAGGCGATCGCCCAGCTTATTACCCAGGGGAAGGGGAATATGTCTGCCTATGGCGAAAAACTAACCCCTGAAGAAATCCAGGCCGTCTCCCACTATGTCCTTGAACAGTCTCAGATGGATTGGCGCCACTAA
- the ccmk1 gene encoding carbon dioxide concentrating mechanism protein translates to MNFPARRQPLRQPSGRVHPFQDTALGLVSTKSFPAIVGTADMMLKSAAVTLVGYEKTGGGYCTAVVRGKTADVRLAVEEGARTAAQFDQYVSKLVIPRPLPNLEAIFPIGSHLAEIAQQQQGYSRLSNRSIGLLETRGFPAMVGAADAMLKSADVQLASYETIGDGLCTAIIRGTVSNVAMAIDAGMHEAERIGELHAVMIIPRLLEDLEHTLPVAEYWLDKATPMPDLVKEKVPQRIALPELEPVSIPLVLEAEPDLEKAVEVEIVEPFDPGQGY, encoded by the coding sequence TCGGCAACCCCTCCGCCAACCTTCCGGTCGTGTGCATCCGTTCCAAGATACTGCCCTGGGCCTTGTTTCGACTAAGAGTTTTCCGGCGATTGTGGGCACGGCAGACATGATGCTCAAATCGGCGGCGGTGACCCTGGTTGGCTATGAAAAAACTGGGGGCGGCTACTGTACAGCGGTAGTGCGAGGCAAAACGGCCGATGTACGCCTCGCCGTCGAAGAAGGAGCCCGTACTGCTGCTCAGTTTGATCAATATGTTTCTAAGCTTGTGATTCCTCGACCTTTGCCAAATCTCGAGGCCATTTTTCCCATCGGTAGCCATTTGGCAGAAATCGCCCAACAGCAGCAGGGTTACAGTCGCCTCAGTAATCGTTCGATCGGTCTACTCGAAACCCGGGGTTTTCCGGCCATGGTAGGGGCCGCCGATGCGATGTTGAAATCGGCGGATGTACAACTAGCTTCCTATGAAACCATTGGTGATGGCCTCTGTACGGCAATTATTCGGGGCACTGTTTCTAATGTGGCGATGGCGATCGATGCGGGAATGCATGAAGCGGAACGGATTGGGGAACTCCATGCGGTAATGATTATCCCCAGACTCTTAGAAGACCTTGAACATACCCTTCCGGTGGCGGAATACTGGCTTGATAAGGCGACGCCAATGCCGGATCTCGTGAAAGAAAAAGTACCCCAACGGATTGCCCTACCGGAGCTGGAGCCCGTATCAATTCCCCTGGTGCTTGAGGCGGAACCAGACTTAGAAAAGGCGGTCGAAGTGGAGATTGTAGAACCCTTCGATCCGGGCCAGGGGTATTGA